The genomic interval GGTCTAACTTGAGTTACTGGCGCAGAAAGGAAGCTTGAGGGAAATCGTATGTATACGCAATATCCTGTTAATTACAGCCCGAGGCTTCCATCAAAGTAGACCGGGCCTAATCTACATACTTCATATACTTCCTGAGAAGGTGTAAACTTGAAGCTAAAGCAAAGGAAAAAGAACTGCATATGCCTCATCATCCATGCGGCAGGCTCGGTCGATTAGTAGTAACTAGTACTCCTAACCAATGTGTAGCGAGTGACTCGTGTAATTTCGCCAGCCGGGGCCCCGGCCGGGCAGACCCATGAATTATTCCAAGACACCACTCACGTAAAATCCTGGAACAAATATACCACTGCCAAGTAGTTGTTGCAAAGTTCCACGGATCGACGCACATGATTGCGATCATTATTCCTTAATCTCCACACTAGCTAGGCCCTCCATTAATCAAGTCTGCGTGCAGTAACACCCCCCCTGCTCCCTGTCCTGTTAAATTAATGtcaccttaattaattaactattactcCAGCTGCCTTCACTGCGCTTGCCTGGTGTGCAACGTGAATGCAGCAGCTGCCGCTGCCTTCAAGCTAGTATAGCAAAAGAGGCTAAGCTAGCTGCCACACTGCGGCAGAGTGCAGTTTAACTCGGATACACCCCTCCCCCACTTCGCCCAGCTTTTGTCCCGTCTCTACTAACGCCGACGAATACCGGAGTTGCCCTTCGCATTATTGTGATCGTGCCGGGGAGCAGCGGGGGTGATTGGGTCATTGTGGATCGCTCCACGCGCGGATTATAATGCCCACCCACGCGGCCACGCTGCGCTTCGCTTGaacgttggcggcggcgagaggaagCGGGGGAGCTAGTGCGATGCAGCCGCCGGAGGCGATGGGCGCGTCATCGTCCGCGTCCGGTGCCCCGCGTCGGCGGAGCATCGGGTGCAtggccggcctcctccgcctgcTCTCCCCGTACCACCGTAGTCATCAACGGAAGCGCCTCACCGCCAAGAATGCCGCTCCGGTTGTCTGcactccgccgccgtctccaccgCCCGTCAAGAAGAAACTGCCGGTGGTGGCGACGCCTTCGCCTTCGCAGGGACAGCAGGCGCCGCAGATGCATCCAGCGCCGACTgcgctccggcgacggcggtccTGCGACGCGCCGCGGAGCCCGACGATCGCGCCTGAGCACCGCCGGGCCAGCTGCGACAGCCCCCGGCCGACGCCACCGGCCATTGTCGCCCGCCTGATGGGCCTGGaggagtccgcgccgccttctcccGCCGCGACGACGCCGCGGCCATTCCCGACTAaaccccctccccctcccccggaGACCGCGGCAGAGAAGCGGCGGAAGCTGCTGGGCGCACTAGAGAAGTGCGACGAGGACCTCAAGACGCTGCGGCGgatcatcgccgccgtccgcgccgccgagaTGCAGGCAGCCGCCGCGTCCGACGTCCCGACGCCAGAAGCCACAGACAAGGGATCATACGACCAGTGGAAGGACGGCCGTGACGCCGatccctcgccgtcgccgtcgccgtcaccgcagAAGCCGCGGTCCGAGGAGCATTACCCGAGTCCTGACTCCGTGCTGGACGCCATCACCTCCCCGAGATTCCCATGCAGGAAGCGGTCGTCTCCTTGCACGGATCTCGATGCAGATCGCAAGCTCAGCAGCGGTATTGCCACCGTCGGATCGAAGATCGTGAAGCCCTCGCGCACGCTTGTTTTCTCGGGTACGTTCACTATGGTGATACTGCTGACGTATACATTTCGTAAAGTACTCCATCAAGTTAGCCGATCTACCAAAGTACTGCAATTAGTGACAAGTCAACATACTTATGTAGGTGACTATTGCAAGATCAGACCATGCAACGAGTtgcacgccgtcgccatgtACCACCACCCGGTAGTGGCCATCGAGGCCATACCAAGGTGGATGCCGCCTCTGCTCCCGTCGTCGGAGATCATCAGctggcggcaccggcggcggtggggcctCGAGGCGGCGGCATCCGGGCGGAGCCGCGCGATGGCAGAGAGCGTGGGGGAGGTGTGGGGGCAgggcgccgacgaggagcggcaCGAGGCCGGGCGTGTGGGCGCGGCGTTGGAGCGCGCCATCCTGCACGACCTGGTCGGAGACGTCGTCGCGGAGCTGCTGACGCAGCCTCCGCCGCACCCGTCCTCGTCCGGccatggcgccggcgccgccatgtGCAGGAAGAGGCTGGTCTTCTGAGCATATGCACgcacctagctagctacaatgTGGGGAATGGAATTGAATCGCTACAGCTACAGCTACAGCTAGCGCGCGTGCGagatctccatctccatgggTGTCAGCCACTGACAAGCCCCATGATCCGGCTCATCATACTCGCCTTGAAAGAAAGGATTCGCGACGCATTTGGCGTACGCCGTTGTAGGTGGAGCGCAATAAAAGTGACGCAAAGCTTTCAGAAAATATGGGAACGGCCCCCTGTCACTACCACTGTCCCTAGTCCCCACCGATCGAAGAGGCGACTGCCCAGCAAGCAAGTACTCCTATGCGGCTATACGCACAACAATATTCCAGCTAGAATGTTTAAGCTAGCTGCCATGGTCGTGATAATTAGTTGACCTGCAATAATTGGAGTGATCAGGAATATTACATGGGAGTTAGCATGCTTTAGTACCATTCGATGAATGGTACAGTACAGTTTTGTCTGGATTTCTGAATGTTCAATGGAGATTATCGGTATATATACCTTTCTGATTTTGCAAGGATGCTTTCTTCCCTCGGTAATCCTCAAATACACGGATAAATCCAGAGTAGTATCATATGATGGATGTGTGAGCATGGCTAGCTTGGCATAGTCCAAGAAACTCGAAAAATGAATACTCCACTTCATTTATACTATTGcctctgttctaaaaaaatcacttttaGCTTCtcttatttattcaaaaatattttgtttattaagcAATTATTATATCGCGGTTCAGAAAAGTTTGAAAAAAGCGTTAGAATTGAACAATTTAGGAGACAAATATATcggaattttaaaaaatgctatGTTCTTATTTGTAGGAGATATGTTCAAATGATATCATTTCGGCATGGAGAAAGGAGCAGGGGGAGTACTCCTGTTCTTTGTTTGTGAATTAAACTTGCTCATTctgttttaaattataagtatttttaaaattttaatcttttacCGAAATATAAGAACTTTTGGTATTATTTGCAGGACTCTTTATcccataaattactttttatttaagatTCTTCTCAATTTATCCCCATGTACCCTTGTACATCCATCcattcattgtttattaaaaaatattatagtttttttctctaaactTAATTCTTActtaaataacataaaaatactTGGGAAGTACTAAAATATACGGGGTACTTTTACTTGCAGATTccgaagaaaagaaaagggagatgCCTGGAATTTAGTGTTGGCAACTGATAGCTAGGGGCATGGCAGGGCTAGGCCAGCTGATTGAATATCCTGTACCTATGGCCTGGCTTGCGCTAGACTCTGCTCCATGCTTGCCACGAGCTTTTGCGATAACTTTGCACGATGTCCTCCTATTCAGGGACCAAATATTTACCGTGCCATTGCCTCCAAAAACAGCTAGTAGTACTGGCATTATGCTTGTATATCGTCGACTCGTCGTATGGTGCAGCAAGCGGCCAACCGATGCACTGGCGTACTACTGTTTTGACTGCTTGCCTCGACAACTTTCTGAATGAACATGACAAATGGGTTGAGctacaatgttttttttttaaaaaaaatcatgaacaTGACAGATAAGCTGAACAACAATGGTTAAATGCCTGGGTGCTGTTACTATTGCATCTCAATATATTAGGTTGTCTTCCATCTTGATGCAAAGGATGTTAGTTATTAGGACTCTTATGGAACAAATGAATTTGGCGGGAATTTTGAGAGATTAgatttctatgaaaaaaaatcgacATGGCCCTTTGGAACAAAGAAAATCCTGCTCCaaattcctttgaaattcCCTAGGAATAcctcaaatttataaatttagagaatTTCAATGTAAGGTCCAAcctcttaaaaattttctttctgtGTACCTCTCTCTAttattcctgtgttttttctaCACTCAATCCAAATGATTATTCTATAGTGCTCCAATGTTTTTTCAGTCCATAGGATTCAAGGTGACAGTACAGGTGATAGCGCGCTCTAATGtatttttactattcttattgtattttttagaacCATGCATTGGAAAGAAGACTTAGTTCTGTTATTATTGCCTTTCAATATACTCACTCAATCCTAAATTATAATCATTTCCAGGATTAAAGTTTTATGCCACAGTATAATCATTTCTGCACTGGTTTTCATGATTTCCATCATTCCAATGACTCCAGAGTCAAGCAAATATTTAGTTAGAGAATATAACTAAATATTCTCCAGAGTCAACTTAGTGCTATCTCCAGAGTCAAACAAGTGATTAAAAGTGACTTTTAACATCTGCTCGGTCTATGCCAAATAtcctataaatgtttatattttgggtaGACAAAGCACTAGGTTGTCTTTCATATCGATGGAAGGGTTAGACGTTAGTAGTTAAACTTGAGCATTCTCTTAAGGAAAACTTTAGCGCACAAACGTTCTTCATACTCAGATAGTGCTTCCTTCGTCCCAtgatataaaacttttagggTTTGTTCTAAACTTcttttaagtttgatcaacTTGATAGCAAAACGTAGCAACACtttgaatataaaattaatgtacttaaaaaatatattcaatgatggatttaatagaattaatttaatgatGTAAATGTTGCAACATTTCTTATAAAGTTGGCAAAagttgaaaaacaaaactcaaaatcattttataatatatacaggAGGAAACTATGTAGCTGCTACTACTGAGGACGTGAGGAGGTAGGATTTTCCACAATGATTTGTTGATTCGAAGAACATTTAGAACTTGTTGAGTTGCCTTCACCAATTTTTTAAAGAGATGTAGGAAGTGTAAATACTGCAATTTCTGGTGGGCAGCAAGATATTGAGTTCATGCCTTGAGGGGACACTAAGAAATTGCCAGCTTTGCCCGAAATCTGAATGCCTACAGACTACAGTAGTACAGTTAGACTGACAAAGTATACGGATTCACTAGTCACTACTgaataaaacaagcaaaatTGTGCGGGAGAGCTCCTCTTTGTCGTGACTCACTTTGGTCagaaaactcaaaacacgCACCCATATCACAGAATTTGCCCAGCATGGCGTCTCAGTTCTCACAACATTTGCATGTACAACTCAGCTCCAATCGGTTCTTTCCGAGCAAAAGACAAGTGATCCCCCTCACATTTCGTGCAACGCAGTAGAGCcttaaagaaacaaaagttaaagggaaaaaaataacattgaaAGCGAAAGTGAGTCGTTCAGTCGAGCCCAGTCCGAGGCTAGATCTGGGCCCATTTACAACGGTGAAGAAGAAAGACGGTGAAGAGTCTTTCGCCGAAGAAAGCTACTGGGATCGCCGTGTTGCCCATTTTACTCGCTGCTTTCGCCGTGCTCCCCTGCCTGGCTGCCATGATTGATGGCAGCGGTGCGATCTGCCTGCATATATAATCTCGCCTTGACCAGATCCCAATCCTTAGCTCCCTGCTGATCATGCCGGACCATCACCAAGCAATCCAAAATCCTCTCCCCCAGGCTTTTCCCAAAGAAAGGTGAAAGGAAGCAAAGCAAGCGACTGCCTTTAGCGACCTCATGTTTCCCGAAACGGTTTTGCTGTAAATACATCGCGTGATTTTTCAAATGTAACCACATTACGCCTATAATATAATTTCTgtgtaattaatataatttcagTATAACTAGCATGTAATTCCAATGTAACTAACACCAAATTATAAGCATTTAGCATGTAATTCTAATGTAACTAGCACTAAGCTATGAATTCTTTTATTGCATCCTAcatgttatttatatattagttaCATTTATAACTCCGTGCTAGTGCAATTATATATACCTTATAACTagcatgatttatatatataatagattgtgCTACAGTTACCAACTCCCGCcacaaatatttatcattttagataaagatttagtcaaatttctaaaattttgatagctttttgttatattaaatttataaaattaaataagtttatgatatcaTAACATTAGCTTTAAAggaaattattttgtatttaagaaataattaatggttgaaatttaaaaagtttaaccaaATCTTTCCCAAAACAACCTATACTATTGGTTGGAGGGAGAATATCCGTGTGATTTTTAATCGCACGATTGATATATAGGCACTTCTCCGAGACTGAGGATGCACGAAGTTTGAAGCTACAAACTGATTTACTCAAAACTACTGCTGTACTGGGCTGGATTAACACACTGGCCCAGGACCCATCAAGCTAGGCCGGATGAACACGATGATGGCCCATCGTCCATCAAAACAATATAGTAGTACGAGTACTATTCACGGTCATGTAGGTGACGTGGCATCGACCGGATTCGCGGCACtgaataatttttcaaaagtggaaaagaaaaatcaccACTCCGCGTCCAGACCGCGTCCGGGGTAGCACGGTAATCTCACGCGTCCTGGAAAACTGACACAGGGCCGGTCCCTCTTTTGGAAGTCGTGGGCAGGTTGACTGTACCACATGGCGGCACGTTCCCGGAATTCACGGACCTGCCCCTCGCCGTTGCACCGTGTGACCGAAATGTCCTCGGCAAGTTGCCGTGTGACCTGCTCGCTCTGATTTAAATGCCACATCAAAACTATAGACTGCCTGGTGCAATGGTGACATGCACGTAAGTCCTAGAGCATCATCAGTTTTTGCCAAAGTTTCCTTTTGATAATGTAAAAGTCTCTTgcaagtttttttacaaataaagatataagtatataactacaatataattatgatgtaattatattataacaactTGTACACAAGTGATCAAACACATATGTTTTTTACCCTTCGTACAAATCTTGAGGCgatatgtattttttctatcctcataaatatttcaatatGATTTGatgattataaattaaaagctACACTATATAGTTGTAATAGAATTGTCTATGATATTAGActtgaaagttttttttttgtcctaaTCACTTACGACAGCTTTTTAGCTGTTCATTTGTTTTCCTGAATATGAAGAATCACATGTCCATGGAAAGGACACACGAAGAGCACCATGCAGTATAGGTACATACCATTATATCACATCATAAATAATATGCTTCATTCATCAAAAACACATTATTTCAAACctacctaaaaaaaataagtacaaAACAACAAAGATTATAatacaatttgtttttcaaaacCCTAACATATTTGTCTTATGCTTTTTAAAATGtcaatacaataattatttaaaaataaagtgttTTTAGGATAAATGAAAGAGACTAACAACAAACCCACACACAAGTCGACGTTGTCACATGCATGGCTTGTTCAACACcaggccgctccgctccgatCCATCTCGTCCTCCTCCCGGATGAGccagcgatcgatcgaccgaaCCGACCGACCCCCCGCGCGCGTCGCGTCGTCGTGGACCGCATGCCATGTCGCAGTCGGTGGAATCACCCCCGGCCGGCTGCACGTTGCCAACCGCAACGCCAACGCGTCCGTCCAGCCTGTGCCAACGAGACGAGGCATATGGAAAGTACAGCCGCGCGTATCATGCACCAGCGCACGACCGATTGATTGGTGATTTGGTGTTTCGTTGGgcgatcgagagagagagagaaggggggaGGGGTAGTCTGGGGAATTCGCGGGTCGCGACGTTAACGGGAGGCGTGGACGGCGGAACGGGCCGGTCGGGGAGCGGCCCGGCGGGTATAAAGCCCGGCGAAATTCCCCGGACGCGAGGCCACAGATCGCTCCCAGCCTCTCCCCCTCCGACGGTCGCGTCGTCTCGCCTCGACCCCACCCCGCGTCTCGCGCTCGGCTGCGGCAACCGAAGGAAGAGGAGCCAGCGCTAAGCTCCGGCAGGCATGGCGGACCAGCTCACCGACGACCAGATCGCCGAGTTCAAGGAGGCCTTCAGCCTCTTCGACAAGGACGGCGACGGTAAAAGAAACACGCCTCTTCCGAAGCTATTTCCCCTGTTATTGCTGCTCCTGTTAATCAGATAGGCGTGTCGTGGTAGCAGAATATCATGCGCGTTCTTCGCTTGTGAAAACCGAACGAATCTTGCATCCTGTGCAGTACATAATGTAAAGATCTCGCGTTATGcttaatctgaaaaaaaaggaaaatactCCGGTAATTTTACCGTGCTGTAGAGGTTATTGGggtaaatcaaattaaattagcAGTGgtgttttttcttatgttaAAACTGCAACTGTTGCGATGCGCTGCACGCCGTGGCATGTCAAGATGGGGACCCTTTGTGTTCTCTGCTTTTGCCATTGTATCGCGGGTCCGGATCCCTTAGATCTGACCCCAGCGTGCATAAATTTTGCAAACGTAGAGGACCAGAAATCGATTATTATCATAGTAGATCTGTAGTAATGGAGATTGAGAACTGTTTAGGTGCTGAATAGAGCTGTTCATGTTCAGATTATAAGTGTTGATCAGGATTTGGCTTGACAAATTTTAAGAGTGTATTTTGATATCTGTCTGAATTCCTCTTCATGAAGAGCATGCTTTTGTGCGGATCAAGTGAATTGTTTACTTCtctgcaaaattaaaaaaaggattGTTTAGTATTTATCATTAAACCTGGACGATCATAGTTTAATTGTCATGACTCACGCTCGACATGTTAATTGACCGGATCGGATGCACTTTGATCCGTTCCTTCATTGTTTTTGGCTGGAAATGTTAATTAATACTAGTTTAACAGTCACTAGTGATGTGGATTTGATCTGAAATACGTCTATGATGTCACATTGGGCAGGTTGCATCACAACCAAGGAGCTGGGAACCGTGATGCGTTCGCTGGGGCAGAACCCAACGGAGGCCGAGCTCCAGGACATGATCAACGAGGTGGACGCCGATGGCAACGGCACCATCGACTTCCCGGAGTTCCTCAACCTGATGGCCCGCAAGATGAAGGACACTGACTCGGAGGAGGAGCTCAAGGAGGCGTTCAGGGTGTTCGACAAGGACCAGAACGGCTTCATCTCCGCCGCGGAGCTCCGCCACGTCATGACCAACCTCGGCGAGAAGCTGACCGACGAGGAGGTCGATGAGATGATCCGTGAggccgacgtcgacggcgatggccAGATCAACTACGAGGAGTTCGTCAAGGTCATGATGGCCAAGTGAGCCGCCTCTGCCGACGACGGCATAGTACCCCCGGGAGGAGGAAACCGTGCATTGCCGTATTAGTAAGGGATGCAACCCTGGTTTCCCTCGTCTTCCCTGATGAAGAAAACCGAATCGTACTAGCTGTAGTTGCTGAACATTGCTATTGCTATCTCTCCAGTCTCCTGTGTGCCATGGAACTTCCTTGCTTGGTTTTCTGTGTGAATCTGTTAAGGCTTGCTCCGATCTCTCCGAACCCTGAATTGAATTGCAGTTGAGTCCGTCTTTTTGTAGCACTGTTTTTTGTTCGTCAGATCTGCTCGGATCATTTTAGCATCATCCATCAATGAACAGGCAGCTGCTTTCCATTGTCCTTATCCTTTGGCATTTTGTTTTGGCTGAAAAGTCAGGTCGCATGTGAAGCATCTCCGAGTTGCTGGTTTGCTAAAAGTTCGGCCGGGTTTCAGTTGGACCAGGAAGTCAGGGCCTCGGCTGGTTGTGGTTGGTAGGTGGTTCTGAAATTGCGATTCGTTTTGGAGATGTGTTTGTGCAGACGGCGTCTCTGACCGACCTCTCGTTGGAGTGGCTATCCTTTTCGTCAGAGGGGGCGGCCTGCTACTTGCTCGCGCTGTCGTCTTGGCTacttctctaatttttttttaaaaaaacattatattgaatctttggacacttaaataaagtattaaacatagatgaaccaaaaaactaattgcatagttacgaaagaaatcttgagatgaatcttttaagcctaattagtctatgattagccataagtgctacagtaaccaacatgtgctaatgacggattaattaggcttaaaagattcttcTCACGGTTtgtaggctagccgtgaaattcgttttttcattcgtgtctttaaaccccttccgacatccggtcaaatatttaacgtgatactttttctaaaaattttctccataacaCCGGCTAAAGTGTTGGTGTTGGCAACTTGGCTGAGACTCGTTCAACTGGTGCCGCGAGCACGTGGTTTTGGTAAAACTTGGATGCGAACGAACAGAGGGGGATTGGTCTGCGAACAGCGCGCGTCGGCCCAAGTGAAACCAATACGCTCGTTGGGCTACAGATCTCACGCCCAATTGACCTATGGATAGCACGAGAAACGGAGGGGGGACTCGACGCGTTGGTCGGGATCGGGATAGGGACGCGCAGCCGCGCCGGCTGCCGGCAACTGGGCCGCCCTACGCACGGACGAAACGTAGTAGCGTTTCGGCTGGTTCGCGTTGCGTGGCGGAGAGGCCGGCCGAGGTGCCGGCGCCGACCGTGGTGGACGCCGGCGGGGCTCGCCGAGTGCGCGCGCCACGGCTCGCGTGGTGGCcgtgcgcgcggcgcgcggggaggCATGGTTGCGCCACCGCGTCATCTCGTCTGCATGCTTCCTTATCGTTACATAGGTAGTAGCAAATCTTTCTCAAATTTCATcgcaaaactagcacacaataTCATCCATCCCTTCATGGCATACTACTTTTTTTGTTGCCGGGTTGGCCGAAAGGGCGACCAACCAATTTCACTAAAGATTGGAAACAAAAACGTGACGAAGCTAAGCAAAATGTTTCTAAACAAACTGACTGGcaatgcattgcattgcagcaCTGATTGGTGTACCATTACAAAGCTTTCAGAACGGTACAAGACTTGTGCACCTCGCTTTAAACCGCTTCCAAGgccacaaaataaatgaactaACCGGCGACAAGCTCATCCACAGCAGGCCTCGCGCCTGTTGTTTCATCGGAGCAGCCTACCTATCAACGAACCTTtatctcctctctttttttttttgctccatCTTGCCTTTTCCCTTCTTGCAAAAACTACTCTACGGTGAACACAATTGACCATGGCCGAGCTATGTACACGACGAACCGGTGCCCCGGCTGCTGAAAGTCATGGCAAACCACCTCACGCCGCGGCGCCGTTGCCttcgacctcgccgtcgcacTTCCAGACCACGTCCTTGAGCTGTGTCGACAGAGTTCTGTAGAACTGTTGTTGCATAGAAGAATTAATTTGGTTAAAAAACGGCAGTAAAATAGCAAGGGGAaatggataaaatttctagGTTATGAAAGCACTTTGCAAAGGAAGGAGTGGCTTCATCCTTAATTTGCCATGAATATAATCGCTCATTGCTAATGCCATCTCTTAATTAGCATATGGAGTACTATGGCGTATGGAAATGGATATTGTGGCAGAGTAGGTCAAGACTGGTACCTTTTGGAACTCCAGAGTGTCCCCCTTTGCCTTTTTGAGCTCAACCACATGTAAGGATGGAGCTACTTGGAAAACCTATTATTCATCACAAAACAAAATCTGAATGAACAGTGGTTCCTTAATGTTTTCAGTATTTTGTTGGTATGGGGTTTCAACTTACCTCAGTTGCAACATTGAGATTGCCTTTTCTACCTGCTTTCAGGTTTTCCATCCGCATCTGGAATGAACAAACACAAACTTATTAGGACTCAATGGAAGTGGGTAGTACGAGCTTTATTTCCTGATAACTTGATGCATGTGAGAGAATTTTTGCAATGATTATCTATCTAGCCAGTAAAGCCATATGAATAccttgtaatttttcttttgaatatCAAATCCAAGTGGCTTTGCAGCTTCTGCAATCTTGGTGATAATTTCTTTTGGAGGACACTGTGAGGTGAATCTTGTCTCTCTTTTATACTCCTGTAACAGTATTTGCACTAATAAGCCCACTGCAACGATGCTTTGCTTTTAAATGCTTCATAAGCAACAAAGTGGTTTTGAAAAATGGGGGAACTACAATATTGGCAGGGTTATAATATACTTGACGACTAATTGGAGCATAATTATCTGACCTTTTTTGCCTCAAACAAATTGTCCAGATTCAGTGCCTGATTCAGTGAAATGAGTTCAAATGCATTCATTGAGGTAGGCTGATCTTCAGTTTCTTCTTTGACATGCCGATCCTGGTAATCGGTAAATGTATTAAAAGAATAGTTAATCTTCTTTCCTATCACATGATGCTGaatgctttaaaaaatatgtgtcaATTGACTCACTTCAGAGTCTCCAAAAGCAGCATCGACATCATCAAAACTAGTTTCATATTTCTCATCAAATACAGGTGGTTTGTAACCCTTTTTGAACCAAGGATCTTCCAGTATTTGAGGAATGGTGATCCGCTGCTCAAAATTCAACAACGGCACAAGTCAGGTAAATTGGTGTTCAGTGACTCTTTTTCTTAAtgtaaagaaattttatttcaatgtGAAAGATCCACTTAGTCATACATGCATAAAACAGCATTGGTTGCATGACTCATTATTGCTTGCTTAAAATGCTTGTAGTTCTGTTTAGATATGATTTAGCCTGTTTCCTGAGTCCTTTGAGCAATAATAtctcaaaaattatatgaaactTACAGTTGTAGGGTTGGGATCCAGAATTCTGGTAATCAGCTTCTTAGCTCCAGAAGAAAACCAAGAGGGGCAGGTAAACTGAGCTTCAGAGATCTGTGATTGAAAAGGGAGTAAGAGTAAATAATTGGCATTCACCGAATCTTGGTGGTTTGGATAGTTTTGTATGTATCACCTTTTTATAAAGAGCGATGATGTTTTCATCCTCAAAAGGTAAAAACCCAGCAAGCAGAACAAAAAGGATTACCCCACAGGACCAGATATCTGCAGCTGCCCCATCATAGCCTCTGTCCTCAATCACCTACAAGCACGTACCAAATAACGTGTTAGGAAAACAAGGTACTGTAATAATGCCAATATGTAATCAATATGTACTATgatgagggaaaaaaaagattacctctggaGCAACATAATTAGGAGTTCCACATGTTGTGTGAAGCAACCCGTCAGCCTGTATAGTTGAATTCAAGCATATTAGAGCACTGATATTTTAAAGTGTAATTTTACAATTCTTAAAAAGGTACTGGCAGGTATCACATTTTCTAGACTTTTTACCACATAccaaaattctatataaaaatttggcACCTACAGATATTTTCTCAGGGATCGTAAAGTTTCTCTAATTTAAAAGGCCAAACAAGAATAGCAATGCAACTATCATTTAGAACATATCAAACTGACTTATCATTACGATACCTTCACTTGCTCGGTTAAAGCACTCAAACCAAAGTCAGACACTTTCAGGTTTCCAGAAGCATCAAGCAGCAAATTTTCTAACTGCAAACGCATGCTAAACATCAGCATATACTCATAACAGTTGTTCCTCACTTGCACATGAATACATACATGATCCCGAGGTTAAGCCTTTACCTTCAAGTCTCTGT from Oryza brachyantha chromosome 3, ObraRS2, whole genome shotgun sequence carries:
- the LOC107303898 gene encoding serine/arginine repetitive matrix protein 1-like, which codes for MQPPEAMGASSSASGAPRRRSIGCMAGLLRLLSPYHRSHQRKRLTAKNAAPVVCTPPPSPPPVKKKLPVVATPSPSQGQQAPQMHPAPTALRRRRSCDAPRSPTIAPEHRRASCDSPRPTPPAIVARLMGLEESAPPSPAATTPRPFPTKPPPPPPETAAEKRRKLLGALEKCDEDLKTLRRIIAAVRAAEMQAAAASDVPTPEATDKGSYDQWKDGRDADPSPSPSPSPQKPRSEEHYPSPDSVLDAITSPRFPCRKRSSPCTDLDADRKLSSGIATVGSKIVKPSRTLVFSGDYCKIRPCNELHAVAMYHHPVVAIEAIPRWMPPLLPSSEIISWRHRRRWGLEAAASGRSRAMAESVGEVWGQGADEERHEAGRVGAALERAILHDLVGDVVAELLTQPPPHPSSSGHGAGAAMCRKRLVF
- the LOC102709348 gene encoding calmodulin-1; protein product: MADQLTDDQIAEFKEAFSLFDKDGDGCITTKELGTVMRSLGQNPTEAELQDMINEVDADGNGTIDFPEFLNLMARKMKDTDSEEELKEAFRVFDKDQNGFISAAELRHVMTNLGEKLTDEEVDEMIREADVDGDGQINYEEFVKVMMAK
- the LOC102709631 gene encoding CBL-interacting protein kinase 31, producing the protein MYRAKRAALSPKVKRRVGKYELGRTIGEGTFAKVRFAKNTENDEPVAIKILDKEKVQKHRLVEQIRREICTMKLVKHPNVVRLFEVMGSKARIFIVLEYVTGGELFEIIATNGRLKEEEARKYFQQLINAVDYCHSRGVYHRDLKLENLLLDASGNLKVSDFGLSALTEQVKADGLLHTTCGTPNYVAPEVIEDRGYDGAAADIWSCGVILFVLLAGFLPFEDENIIALYKKISEAQFTCPSWFSSGAKKLITRILDPNPTTRITIPQILEDPWFKKGYKPPVFDEKYETSFDDVDAAFGDSEDRHVKEETEDQPTSMNAFELISLNQALNLDNLFEAKKEYKRETRFTSQCPPKEIITKIAEAAKPLGFDIQKKNYKMRMENLKAGRKGNLNVATEVFQVAPSLHVVELKKAKGDTLEFQKFYRTLSTQLKDVVWKCDGEVEGNGAAA